The DNA window GTGTATCCAGCCACCAACGCCGGAAGTGACTTTCGGTCAGGCTACCGAAAGCGTCGTAGGTAAACGTTGTCGTATCGTGTACGTTTTCTTCAACGGCTGCTATCTGATAAATCTGGCAGGTTAGTGGAATGGCTGATTTGGGCACGGCGGGTTCCTGATGACAGCCGATGTTGACACCGGTCAATGCTATTAGCAAGCCCAATGCTCTAATTGCGTAACGTTTCCTCATCGAGTAGAAATTAATTTCAGCGATACCCGTCGGTTGCGGGCTTTATTGATTTCAGTGTCGTTTGTTGCTAGTGGCTGATTACCGCCAAGCCCGGCTTTGATGAACCGGTCGTCGTCGACGCCCTGCCGGGCCAGAAAGCTGGCCGTTACCATGGCTCGGTACATCGATAGCGTCTGATTCAGCGAAGGCGTACCCACGTTGTCTGTGTGGCCGGTAATCTCCAGCGTATAGTCCGGGTGCGTTTTCATGTACTGTGCCACCTGCTGCAATACGCGTTGCGAATCGGGTCTGAGCACATAGCTGCTCTGCTCGAAGTAGATCATTGGAATCGAATCAATCGACAACAGCGACGGGGCCAACTCGTGGTTACGTACCGATGGCTCCGGTGCGGTAGCGGGCCGAGGGGATTTTACAATAGCAATAGTATCGGCACTCTTGGTGAACGAAGTCCAGTTCAGGCCACTACGGAGGTCGACTGTTCGCTGTACGGCGTGTTTGCCGTACCCTATACTTAATTCGTACTGACCGGGCAGCAGGTCGTAGGCCGCAAATCGACCGGGTTGTAGGACTGTCAACGGTACGATTTGCTGGCCGACCCGAATCATGCAACGGGTAGCTCCTTTGGCCTCAACGGCTAATAGTGTCAGGGTACGATTCATTGGAATCGCGTGCTTAACCGATGAACCACCCAACTGCTCAATGACCAGGTTGCCCGCGTAAGGTTCATAATCAGAGGCTGAAGCTTCGAGGGCAACAATGTCGCGCTCCCGAAACGCGAGTGATACTTGGCCCGAGGCATTGGTTGTCAGGCAGGTTTTGCGCCCTGATTTTGTGAAGAAAAAACAAACGGTTGCTGGTAATGGCGTATTACGGGTAGCGTCGAAGACCCGAAATATACCGCGTTGTACACCAGCCGTATCGTGCCCCGCCGAACGCGTTTCGTTGTCCTGCACATACGCTGTCTGCTCAGTCTGCCGGTAGGGTTTATTCTTTGCCTGTTCTGTCACGGGCAGGAGCGGTATAATCACTACGACAGACGCCTTACCAGTCGACCGCTGAATCGGAATCAACCGTGACTGATAGGCAGCACATTCTACCAGCAAGGTCGTTGCTGCGTAGGGCAGGGTTCCGGAGAACTTGCCAGAATCAGCACTCAAACTTACCTGCACGTTTCCCGTTGGGGTTTTTGCTGTAAGGCGACAGTTACCCAACGGTCGTTTCGTGCTGTGATCGATCAGTACCCCCGATAGTGAAATCCCCGCAGGCTCAGCAGGTTGCTGAGCAACGGCAGGGAAAACCGACAGGGTGAGTAATACTGCGGCAAGCCATCTATATATAAGGCTTACCATTTACTGATGAGCTACACTAATGGATCCCAGAAGAAGATCCCAGGTTACTACCTCCTCTCCGTCCTGAGTCTTTATACCCCTTTTTAATTTGACCCGGACATTTTTATCAGTGTAATCAATGTACTTCACCCGACCATTGCTGCTACCTGTAAATTTCTGCGAACCTGAGATGAGGCCGTAATAACTGCCGTCGACTGCTTGGGTTAATTCTTTTATAAAATTTACTTCGCTCCATTCTATTTTGGTGGAGCTATAGGATATGAGTTTGAGTCTGTTCAAGTATTCAGTTATGGTATATTTTCTAGATCCAGGCTGGCTTGTGGACGTTACTTCCATCGTAGAACCTTCCATGAACAGTTCACAAGCGTTTCTAATTGCTTCATCACGGACGGTAGTAGGCAGCGATTTGTTCGTAATGACATTTAGATAAGCGACGAACTCGTTTACCTTCTGAAGTGATTTTTTTCTGTATAACTGCTGCTGACTAGGGCTAAGACTATATTTTGCTGCAATATCAACTTCTGTTTGTTTTATAACGACTGACGAGTCGTTGCGCGGTGGATTTTCACTCGCCTTTTCTGGTCCAGAAGAAATTTCGGGCTTGGTCTGTACCGACTTGGGAGAAGCATTGGGCCTGATGCGATCATGTACGGCCTCTAGCAGCGGGGATACCTCGCCATAGTCGGGGCGCAGGATGGTGTGATGCCCGTCACGGTGCAGGATGGCCACTAGTTCCCCTTTTGAGATCGAGCCGGATTTGCCCTCGAGTGTGTTGTAGTTGACCAACTGATCGCTTTCGTAGGCAATCATGGCCGGAATCACTTTCAGTGGCACGGCCTGAATCAGGTAGTCACGGTCGTCGTTGCGGGGTGGAGCGGCCAGAAACGTCTTGAGTTGTTCCTGTGCTTTTGTTGTATTGGTGCTCAGTTCGTTGATAACCAGATAATTGCCGTTGCTGGTAAAAGCAAACAGAATATTCTCCCGCTTGAACGTCTGCGTCTTGCCGTTGATGGTGAACGATACTTTGTCGTCCTGAACGTCGGTCAGGCGTGCGTCGGGTAATTGGTGCCCGTTTTTGGTGTAGATGGCGTCCTGCGCGAGCGCGCTGCCAGACAGGCCCAGTAAGATGGACAGTAGAAGGTGCTTCATAGATGTGGGGTTACTTGTAAACTAGCGCATCGTTTTGACCAGCTGATGCGTAGCATCGACGATGAACGCTTCCAGTTCGTCCTGGTCCAGCGTTTCGTACGGCTTAGTCTTCTGCTTGCGACGCGCTTCTTCTTTTAGCTTCAGCAAAGCAGGGTTCAGAAACAGGCCCGATGAGCCGACTTTTTTGTACAGGCCGGGGCAGCCATTCAGGCAGGGAGTGTAGTGGAGTTTGTACGAGCCAACGATCTCGTTCGACTTGACGTGTATCAGTTTGAACTCGACGGAAGCGCCCCGCATGTCGCGATACTCATTGATGATCCGCTGCT is part of the Spirosoma rhododendri genome and encodes:
- a CDS encoding OmpA family protein is translated as MSADSGKFSGTLPYAATTLLVECAAYQSRLIPIQRSTGKASVVVIIPLLPVTEQAKNKPYRQTEQTAYVQDNETRSAGHDTAGVQRGIFRVFDATRNTPLPATVCFFFTKSGRKTCLTTNASGQVSLAFRERDIVALEASASDYEPYAGNLVIEQLGGSSVKHAIPMNRTLTLLAVEAKGATRCMIRVGQQIVPLTVLQPGRFAAYDLLPGQYELSIGYGKHAVQRTVDLRSGLNWTSFTKSADTIAIVKSPRPATAPEPSVRNHELAPSLLSIDSIPMIYFEQSSYVLRPDSQRVLQQVAQYMKTHPDYTLEITGHTDNVGTPSLNQTLSMYRAMVTASFLARQGVDDDRFIKAGLGGNQPLATNDTEINKARNRRVSLKLISTR